From a single Sediminibacterium sp. KACHI17 genomic region:
- a CDS encoding response regulator transcription factor, which yields MASKSTILLVEDEENLHETLKLNLEMEGYEVSSAFNGTEALKKVANEYFDLIIMDIMLPEVDGIAVTESIRVNNNEVPILMLSAKNAGSDRVLGLKKGADDYLTKPFNLEELLLRVEKLINKNKKLQEKETVGDTYEFGNNKVDFKAQDAITWNGQHIELSKKEAMLLKLLIENKGDVVTREKILQVVWGYNVYPTTRTIDNFILSFRKYFEEDSRHPRYFHSVRGVGYKYMD from the coding sequence ATGGCATCAAAATCAACAATATTACTGGTAGAAGATGAAGAGAACCTTCATGAAACGCTCAAGTTGAACTTAGAGATGGAAGGTTATGAAGTGAGTTCTGCATTCAATGGAACAGAGGCTTTGAAAAAAGTGGCCAATGAATACTTTGACCTGATCATCATGGATATCATGTTACCTGAAGTAGATGGTATTGCAGTTACTGAAAGTATTCGTGTCAACAATAATGAAGTGCCTATCCTGATGCTTAGTGCAAAAAATGCCGGAAGTGATCGAGTATTAGGTTTGAAGAAAGGAGCAGATGATTATCTCACAAAACCATTCAACCTCGAAGAGTTATTGTTGAGAGTGGAAAAGCTCATTAACAAGAATAAAAAATTACAGGAAAAAGAAACCGTAGGTGATACCTATGAGTTTGGTAATAACAAAGTAGATTTCAAGGCACAAGATGCTATTACCTGGAACGGACAGCATATTGAGTTGAGTAAGAAAGAAGCCATGCTGTTGAAATTGCTGATCGAGAATAAGGGTGATGTAGTTACCAGGGAAAAGATCTTGCAAGTGGTTTGGGGTTATAATGTTTATCCTACTACCCGCACGATCGATAATTTCATTCTTAGCTTTCGAAAGTATTTTGAAGAAGATAGTAGACATCCCCGCTATTTTCATTCGGTGAGAGGCGTAGGATACAAATACATGGATTAA
- a CDS encoding YicC/YloC family endoribonuclease, which yields MLYSMTGYGRAEQTLADKTYLVEVRSLNGKQFDLRLTIPSLLKPFEFEIRNILNEGLQRGSVECSITIKQNGASKPVSINKELAKAYYQPVAELADELQLQKGDILSTILKLPDVITPSTEMITDDEWKSFEKVLKEAILQLNEHRKDEGRSLEADLNQRLANIEAHQLMITTLEPLRRGKIKEGIIKVLEENVGKENYDPNRMEQELIYYIEKIDISEEQVRLKNHCDYFRSILAEKETSKGKKLSFILQEFGREINTMGSKAYDSQIQQCVILMKDELEKAKEQILNVL from the coding sequence ATGTTATATTCAATGACCGGTTATGGAAGGGCGGAACAAACACTGGCAGATAAAACGTATCTGGTAGAAGTTCGATCACTCAATGGTAAACAGTTTGATCTTCGTTTAACCATTCCTTCTTTACTCAAGCCCTTTGAGTTTGAGATCAGAAATATTTTGAATGAAGGCCTACAGCGCGGAAGTGTGGAGTGTAGCATTACCATCAAACAAAATGGAGCCAGTAAACCGGTAAGCATCAATAAAGAATTGGCAAAAGCGTATTACCAACCCGTAGCAGAGTTGGCGGATGAATTACAATTGCAAAAAGGAGATATCCTCAGTACCATCCTTAAACTCCCGGATGTAATTACCCCTTCCACAGAAATGATCACTGATGATGAGTGGAAGTCATTTGAAAAGGTATTAAAAGAGGCGATCTTACAACTGAATGAACACCGAAAAGATGAAGGACGATCATTGGAAGCAGATCTCAATCAACGACTCGCCAATATTGAAGCACATCAGTTAATGATCACTACCCTCGAACCTTTAAGAAGAGGAAAGATCAAAGAAGGGATCATCAAAGTGTTGGAAGAAAACGTAGGGAAAGAAAACTATGATCCGAACAGAATGGAGCAAGAGCTGATCTACTATATTGAAAAGATCGATATCAGTGAAGAACAGGTTCGATTGAAAAATCATTGCGATTATTTCCGTTCGATCCTGGCAGAGAAAGAGACCAGTAAAGGGAAAAAATTATCTTTTATACTTCAAGAGTTCGGCCGGGAGATCAATACCATGGGTTCTAAAGCCTATGATTCCCAGATCCAGCAATGTGTGATATTGATGAAAGATGAGTTGGAGAAAGCCAAAGAGCAGATCCTGAATGTTTTATGA
- a CDS encoding NUDIX domain-containing protein → MKKHSGKIAHAPHQIKDAVKLVQSYPSAAITVDCVIFGFEENKLKVLLIKSDLEVYKGQYSLLGDIVQKNEDLDAAAYRVLKQRTGMHDVFLEQVKVFGNPDRHPGGRVITIAYCSLLNINHHELIIHDNDLDWYSVNSIKNMAFDHKDIVDVCHKWLQKRIQEHPLGFNLLPEKFSLRELQNLYEAILGVSLDRRNFRKKFASMDLLIDINEIEQDVPHRPGKLYKFNFEKYTKSKRKWVGIDF, encoded by the coding sequence ATGAAGAAACATTCCGGAAAAATTGCTCATGCCCCTCACCAGATAAAAGATGCTGTAAAACTGGTGCAATCATATCCTTCTGCTGCCATTACAGTTGACTGTGTAATCTTTGGTTTTGAAGAGAACAAATTGAAAGTTTTACTGATCAAGAGTGACCTTGAAGTATATAAAGGTCAATATTCTTTATTGGGTGATATTGTTCAGAAAAATGAGGATCTCGATGCAGCAGCATATCGTGTTTTGAAGCAGAGAACAGGTATGCATGATGTTTTTTTGGAACAGGTAAAGGTTTTTGGTAATCCGGACAGACACCCGGGTGGCCGAGTGATCACCATCGCATATTGTTCATTATTGAATATCAATCATCATGAGTTAATCATTCATGACAATGATCTGGATTGGTATAGTGTAAATAGTATTAAGAACATGGCATTTGATCATAAAGATATTGTTGACGTTTGTCATAAGTGGTTACAAAAAAGAATTCAAGAACATCCTTTGGGATTCAATCTTTTGCCAGAAAAATTTTCTCTACGTGAATTACAGAATTTATATGAAGCTATTTTAGGAGTGAGCTTAGATAGAAGAAATTTCAGAAAGAAATTCGCTTCAATGGATCTTCTGATCGATATCAATGAAATAGAGCAGGATGTTCCGCATCGCCCCGGTAAACTCTATAAATTCAATTTCGAAAAGTATACAAAGAGCAAACGCAAGTGGGTAGGGATTGATTTTTAG
- a CDS encoding ATP-binding protein: protein MMLSKTKGLTVVTIVYWVLLSYMVAALIWWFIALERQNTSITQIRLSELIKDDPAYVDKVTAIEEAKKRKTAQYIGEGVTFLALIMVGAVFVFRATRRQLRLSQQQQNFMMAVTHELKTPIAITRLNLETLQKRKLEEDKQQKLISNTIQEANRLNILCNNILLAAQLDAGAYTSNKEEINFSDLVEGCIDDFKTRFPQKEVKESITEGLYIQGETLLLQMLLNNLLENALKYSPKESPIAITLYAEKDQLLLSVADQGVGIPDDEKKKVFDKFYRVGNENTRTTKGTGLGLYLCSRIVKSHNGYISVTDNQPQGSNFVVTLQQA from the coding sequence ATGATGCTCAGCAAGACCAAAGGATTGACCGTTGTTACCATTGTTTATTGGGTATTGCTCAGTTATATGGTGGCTGCGTTGATCTGGTGGTTTATTGCATTGGAGCGACAAAATACCAGTATCACTCAGATCCGTTTATCGGAACTTATCAAAGATGATCCAGCTTATGTTGATAAGGTGACAGCCATTGAAGAAGCGAAAAAAAGAAAGACCGCTCAATATATTGGTGAAGGAGTTACATTCCTTGCATTGATAATGGTGGGGGCAGTATTTGTTTTTAGGGCTACGCGAAGACAATTAAGACTGTCACAGCAACAGCAGAATTTCATGATGGCGGTAACACATGAGCTTAAAACACCGATCGCTATTACCCGTTTGAATCTTGAAACACTTCAGAAAAGAAAACTGGAAGAAGATAAACAACAGAAACTCATCAGTAATACCATACAAGAAGCCAATCGGCTGAATATACTTTGTAATAATATTTTGTTGGCAGCGCAATTAGATGCAGGAGCGTATACATCCAATAAAGAAGAGATTAATTTTTCGGATCTGGTAGAAGGTTGTATTGATGATTTTAAAACACGGTTCCCACAAAAAGAAGTAAAAGAGTCCATTACTGAAGGCTTATATATTCAAGGAGAAACTTTACTGTTGCAGATGTTGCTCAATAATCTGCTGGAGAATGCATTAAAATATTCCCCTAAAGAATCACCCATCGCCATCACTTTGTATGCTGAAAAAGATCAGTTATTGCTGAGTGTGGCAGATCAAGGGGTGGGGATTCCGGATGATGAAAAAAAGAAAGTATTTGATAAGTTCTATCGCGTTGGGAATGAAAATACCCGTACCACTAAAGGAACCGGATTAGGACTCTATTTGTGCAGCCGAATCGTTAAAAGTCATAATGGCTACATTTCTGTGACAGATAATCAACCGCAGGGAAGTAATTTTGTGGTAACCTTACAACAGGCATAA
- a CDS encoding arginase family protein yields the protein MSLDTIIDFLEPVNIAQISNDEGFKDTQLGKHIAVFDESFPDIEIADLVIVGCGEMRGAGIQFTHTDSPDAIRSEFYRLYHWHTAVNVADLGNVKCGATLQDSYAALRVVLQELLALGKKVLILGGSHDITTAQYQAQTANGTIIDAACVDARIDMDMESMTPADNFLVDLFTGMPNYLRHYNHIGFQSYFMHPQMLETIDKLRFDCYRVGKVKEDISEMEPAIRNSDLFSFDIAAIQHAHAPANHITPNGFNGEEACTLMQYAGMSHTCRTIGIYGYIPSQDVHQMTAKQISHLIWYTMDGIQKGKQEASMEDRNSFNEFTLAFAEVETVFLQSKRTGRWWMQLHDGKYVACSYRDYLTASNNDIPERWLRAAERI from the coding sequence ATGTCGCTAGATACGATCATAGATTTTTTAGAGCCCGTTAATATCGCACAAATTTCCAATGACGAAGGGTTCAAAGACACACAACTCGGGAAGCATATAGCAGTATTCGATGAAAGTTTTCCGGATATTGAAATCGCTGATCTGGTGATCGTTGGCTGTGGTGAAATGCGCGGTGCCGGAATCCAATTCACACATACAGATAGTCCGGATGCAATTCGGAGTGAATTCTATCGATTGTATCACTGGCATACAGCAGTGAATGTAGCAGATCTGGGTAATGTAAAATGCGGGGCAACACTGCAAGACAGCTATGCAGCACTTCGTGTAGTATTACAAGAGTTATTGGCTTTAGGAAAGAAAGTACTGATCTTGGGCGGCTCACATGATATCACAACGGCTCAGTATCAGGCTCAAACTGCCAACGGAACCATCATTGATGCTGCCTGTGTAGATGCAAGGATTGATATGGATATGGAGAGTATGACGCCGGCAGATAATTTTCTGGTCGATCTGTTCACAGGTATGCCCAATTACTTAAGACACTATAATCATATCGGGTTTCAGAGTTATTTCATGCATCCGCAGATGCTGGAGACGATAGATAAACTTCGTTTTGATTGTTATCGGGTTGGTAAAGTCAAAGAAGATATTTCCGAGATGGAACCTGCCATCAGAAACAGCGATCTTTTTAGTTTTGATATTGCGGCCATTCAGCATGCACATGCTCCGGCTAATCATATTACACCCAATGGCTTCAATGGTGAGGAAGCCTGTACACTGATGCAATATGCAGGTATGAGTCATACCTGCAGAACCATTGGTATATATGGATACATTCCATCACAAGATGTTCATCAAATGACTGCTAAACAGATCTCTCATTTGATCTGGTATACCATGGATGGTATTCAAAAAGGGAAACAAGAAGCATCTATGGAAGACCGAAACTCCTTCAATGAGTTCACCCTGGCCTTTGCGGAAGTCGAAACAGTTTTCTTACAGAGTAAAAGAACGGGTCGTTGGTGGATGCAATTGCATGATGGCAAATATGTAGCTTGTAGTTATCGAGACTATCTCACAGCTTCCAATAATGATATTCCCGAAAGATGGTTGAGGGCAGCTGAAAGAATATAG
- a CDS encoding gliding motility lipoprotein GldH encodes MKKIISILSICTILLCACGQVDFFERTERFPQQEWSTAVEPTASFDIKDTTALYNIYVVLRHTDAYRYNNIWVNVITQSPNDTPKTQLLNIVLADNTKGWLGTGMDDIYDRRARITREPISLKKGLYTFKLKQAMREDPLAYVLSAGIRVEKVKP; translated from the coding sequence GTGAAGAAAATCATTTCCATACTTAGTATTTGTACCATTCTTTTATGCGCTTGTGGACAGGTAGATTTTTTTGAGCGTACAGAAAGATTCCCACAACAAGAATGGTCAACAGCTGTAGAACCAACCGCATCCTTTGATATCAAGGATACCACTGCTTTGTATAATATTTATGTGGTACTCAGACATACCGATGCCTATCGATACAATAATATTTGGGTGAATGTCATTACCCAATCACCCAATGACACTCCCAAAACCCAATTGTTGAATATTGTATTGGCTGATAATACCAAAGGTTGGTTGGGAACAGGTATGGATGATATTTATGACCGCCGGGCCCGCATTACCCGTGAGCCCATTTCACTCAAGAAAGGATTATATACGTTCAAGTTAAAGCAGGCCATGCGTGAAGATCCGCTGGCATATGTATTGAGCGCAGGTATCAGGGTTGAAAAAGTAAAACCATGA
- the mutL gene encoding DNA mismatch repair endonuclease MutL, whose translation MNDIIQLLPDNIANQIAAGEVIQRPASAVKELLENAVDAGATEIKLLVADAGKALVQVIDNGKGMSDTDARMAFERHATSKIRQIEDLFRIKTMGFRGEALASVAAVAQVEMKTRRAEDELGTYIEIENSKVIKQEVCSYPVGTSISMKNLFFNVPARRNFLKSNAAELRHIMDEFIRVAMAFPEIFFSLTSNGQEVFHLEPGTLKQRIVQILGNTYNAKLVSVGEKTDYMNIYGFVGKPETARKTRGDQYFFVNSRFIKSAYLNHAVNTAFDEMIPKDSFPGYVLFIDLDPSQVDINVHPTKQEIKFEDEKIIYAFVQAAVKHALAQFSIAPSLDFTLNADIQGLDAVNKPFTDDKKQAVASSNLYQTFTQKNQAHFIERENKSGELKHWKSFFESPAAESESKTSSNYSSSLLQSITPKAAAIQVLPDTPLLQLHQTYIIASTNSGFILVHQQLAHERILYDKYSVAAHGQQMATQKSLFPATLELAAADAALLQDLLPDLTSIGYQVEPFGNNSFVIQGIPADILPGNEKHAIELLIEQFKHFSSDIKFSKREKLIRCMARQQAIKAGQSLSQKEMLVLVEELFACTSPNVTPTGSPTYLEFKEDYLDRMFGK comes from the coding sequence GTGAACGATATCATTCAATTATTACCCGACAACATTGCCAACCAGATAGCAGCCGGTGAAGTCATTCAACGTCCGGCCAGTGCCGTAAAAGAATTACTGGAAAATGCAGTGGATGCCGGCGCTACTGAGATCAAATTATTGGTTGCAGATGCCGGGAAAGCATTGGTGCAGGTGATCGACAATGGTAAGGGTATGAGTGATACCGATGCCCGGATGGCTTTTGAACGTCATGCTACCAGTAAGATCCGTCAAATTGAAGACTTGTTTCGTATCAAAACGATGGGCTTTCGTGGTGAGGCTTTGGCTTCAGTAGCAGCAGTAGCTCAGGTGGAAATGAAAACACGCCGCGCAGAAGATGAGCTGGGGACTTACATTGAAATTGAAAACAGCAAAGTCATCAAACAAGAAGTATGCTCTTATCCGGTAGGTACCAGCATCAGCATGAAAAATTTATTCTTCAATGTACCTGCCCGAAGAAATTTCCTGAAGAGTAATGCTGCAGAACTACGGCATATCATGGATGAATTCATTCGTGTTGCGATGGCTTTTCCGGAGATCTTTTTCTCACTCACTAGTAATGGACAAGAAGTATTTCACCTAGAACCGGGCACACTCAAGCAAAGAATCGTACAGATCCTTGGCAATACTTATAATGCCAAACTAGTAAGTGTGGGTGAGAAAACCGATTACATGAATATTTATGGTTTTGTAGGCAAGCCGGAAACAGCCCGTAAAACAAGAGGTGATCAGTATTTCTTTGTCAATAGTCGTTTCATTAAAAGTGCATACCTCAACCATGCGGTCAATACTGCATTTGATGAAATGATACCAAAAGATAGTTTTCCGGGTTATGTTCTTTTCATTGATCTGGATCCTTCACAAGTGGACATCAATGTTCACCCTACCAAACAAGAGATCAAGTTTGAAGATGAAAAGATCATTTATGCTTTTGTACAGGCTGCGGTAAAACATGCACTGGCCCAATTCAGTATCGCCCCTTCTCTTGATTTTACACTCAATGCTGATATACAAGGATTAGACGCTGTCAACAAACCTTTCACCGACGATAAAAAGCAAGCGGTTGCATCTTCCAATTTATACCAGACTTTCACCCAAAAAAATCAGGCTCACTTTATTGAACGTGAGAATAAATCAGGTGAACTGAAACATTGGAAGAGTTTTTTTGAAAGCCCCGCTGCAGAATCCGAGTCTAAAACTTCCAGTAACTACTCCAGTTCTTTGTTACAAAGCATTACTCCAAAAGCAGCGGCCATTCAGGTGTTACCAGATACGCCTTTGCTTCAGTTACATCAGACCTATATCATTGCTTCTACCAATAGCGGGTTTATTCTCGTACATCAACAACTGGCGCACGAAAGAATATTGTATGATAAATACAGTGTGGCAGCACATGGTCAACAAATGGCTACACAAAAAAGTCTTTTCCCCGCTACATTAGAATTGGCAGCAGCAGATGCTGCACTCTTACAAGACTTATTACCAGACCTTACCAGTATTGGTTATCAGGTAGAGCCTTTTGGTAATAATAGTTTTGTGATTCAAGGAATTCCGGCAGATATTCTTCCCGGCAATGAAAAACATGCCATTGAATTACTCATCGAGCAATTCAAACACTTTAGTTCAGATATCAAATTCAGCAAACGTGAAAAATTGATTCGCTGTATGGCCCGTCAACAAGCCATTAAAGCCGGACAATCACTCTCACAAAAAGAAATGCTGGTATTGGTTGAAGAATTATTTGCTTGCACCAGTCCGAATGTAACCCCAACGGGCTCTCCCACTTATCTTGAATTCAAAGAAGATTATTTAGATCGCATGTTTGGTAAGTGA
- a CDS encoding SusE domain-containing protein translates to MRKLPHKFLFFSCLFVIPFFYCKKQIDFAATVSHEHLPQLSLRASSSKIVLYQSNAKMTAVRFDWGYLSQTPADAIYYLLEFSLKEDQFANPVEIALGSSLAAGFTVEEFNQLMQKIIEPGDAGDVIARIKYMRQVAYNNIKSLNGEEVYYSDPILLQVSTYRHIIQYESPDFMTIPGNYQSWNPLLAPRLVSKPAEKEYEGYVYFPIEYPQFLFIRGTQWSDFTFGYIGGNKFGFKGTPLSIFGGKGFYLLRASTNTNTWSYTKIKSWGLSGSALGGQLPQDLEMSPDPSNECIWRVNVNLIEGEFKFRANNGNEIVFGNQWPGIDHVPDYDSDGIRINKSGNYTIELDLSIPGNYLFHVHLNRQ, encoded by the coding sequence ATGAGAAAATTACCACACAAATTTTTATTCTTTTCCTGTTTATTCGTAATACCATTTTTTTATTGCAAAAAGCAAATAGATTTTGCTGCTACAGTATCTCATGAGCATTTGCCTCAATTATCATTAAGAGCATCCTCTTCAAAAATTGTTTTGTATCAATCCAACGCTAAAATGACAGCAGTGCGGTTTGATTGGGGATATTTAAGTCAAACACCTGCAGATGCCATTTATTATTTACTTGAGTTCTCATTAAAAGAAGATCAGTTTGCCAATCCGGTTGAGATCGCATTGGGTAGTAGTTTGGCAGCAGGTTTTACGGTAGAGGAATTTAATCAGCTCATGCAAAAGATCATTGAGCCGGGAGATGCAGGAGATGTTATTGCAAGGATCAAATACATGCGTCAGGTAGCATATAACAATATTAAAAGCTTAAATGGTGAAGAAGTGTATTACTCTGATCCGATATTACTTCAGGTTTCAACCTATCGCCACATCATTCAATATGAGTCTCCTGATTTTATGACCATACCGGGTAACTATCAATCCTGGAATCCCTTGCTGGCACCCAGATTGGTATCCAAACCAGCTGAAAAGGAATACGAGGGCTATGTATATTTCCCGATAGAGTATCCGCAGTTCTTATTTATTAGAGGTACGCAATGGAGTGATTTTACTTTTGGGTATATCGGTGGTAATAAATTTGGTTTCAAAGGAACTCCACTATCCATTTTTGGTGGGAAAGGATTTTACCTGCTCAGGGCCAGCACCAATACCAATACATGGTCTTATACAAAGATCAAAAGCTGGGGCTTATCGGGAAGTGCACTTGGCGGGCAATTACCCCAAGATCTAGAAATGTCGCCAGATCCTTCCAATGAATGTATCTGGCGTGTGAATGTGAATCTAATTGAGGGTGAATTTAAGTTCAGGGCTAATAATGGGAATGAGATCGTATTTGGAAATCAATGGCCGGGGATCGATCATGTTCCTGATTATGATAGTGACGGGATCAGGATCAATAAATCCGGTAACTATACAATAGAATTAGACCTTTCTATACCCGGTAATTATTTATTTCATGTTCATTTAAACAGGCAATAG
- a CDS encoding PH domain-containing protein, giving the protein MSFSNLPIADESLPQVQTVPFKPIHADYLKVLRITWLITFGVILAGLVILFVFVTKLQTVLLISLGVGLYLIVTAITVISGTRSFLRKRYAVRERDILYSTGWLFQHTHMVPFNRMQHCVVNSGPIERKFGLASVSLYTAASEGKDITIHGLPQEEAERLKDLIMQQIQPLQSHENI; this is encoded by the coding sequence ATGTCATTCTCCAATTTGCCCATTGCAGACGAATCACTGCCACAGGTGCAGACGGTTCCATTTAAACCTATCCATGCAGACTATCTAAAAGTGTTACGGATCACTTGGTTGATCACGTTTGGGGTTATTTTAGCGGGCCTTGTAATACTTTTTGTATTTGTCACTAAGCTACAGACAGTACTATTGATCTCATTAGGAGTTGGTCTGTATTTGATCGTTACCGCCATTACAGTGATATCAGGAACCCGATCTTTTTTAAGAAAGAGGTATGCAGTAAGAGAAAGAGACATTTTATATAGTACCGGTTGGCTTTTCCAACATACACATATGGTTCCTTTCAATCGGATGCAACATTGTGTGGTAAACTCTGGGCCGATCGAAAGAAAATTTGGTTTGGCTTCTGTTAGTTTATATACCGCCGCATCCGAAGGGAAAGACATTACTATACATGGCTTACCACAGGAAGAAGCAGAGCGATTGAAGGATCTGATCATGCAACAAATTCAACCACTGCAGTCCCATGAAAACATTTGA
- a CDS encoding PH domain-containing protein, with product MKTFDQPQRQSPFAVAIMFFYIFRVVIGQVWPFAIGIFFGKKENIGMKFLIIGGGLVLYILIKTLLDYWFMKFSIQQGQLLVRKGVFTKKKVTIPLERIQAVHLEQGLLHSLTGTYKVLIDTAGTDEAELKIYAIAAEDATALRNILLNAMQQAVDDGKSEATVAVNNYQLVSKLSIGGLFKLSLSANHLETMGIIAAFVIGKYEDIKPLINRIPLLQQLDSYSDTVQFTWTVITSLVIISLIITMLISIVRTFLRFYDYTVKKDGKGFHIRWGLLQVKQKMIPFNKIQMVSWRSNFVRRLIGLGLLHLKVAGQKEEKVKLRLELPITSPEQVTSIIHTYQVSPPRQDSGQGYQIHPSYILQRAFLITLPALLILTIGFYFIWQWNSLWILLWWPISIAKNWWYWMNFRFWISTEGLQRYASTFGKTEMLLNWNNIQYVHLRQSLFQKKRGLATLFLHTAAGRFELPYISYEQGLSISDYALYKTESTQQTWM from the coding sequence ATGAAAACATTTGATCAGCCTCAAAGACAGTCGCCATTTGCAGTGGCCATCATGTTCTTTTATATTTTTCGTGTGGTCATCGGACAAGTATGGCCCTTTGCGATCGGTATATTTTTTGGGAAGAAGGAAAATATCGGGATGAAGTTTTTGATCATTGGTGGAGGCCTTGTGCTGTATATCTTGATCAAAACCTTACTTGACTATTGGTTTATGAAGTTCAGTATTCAACAGGGACAATTATTGGTCCGAAAAGGTGTTTTCACTAAAAAGAAAGTGACCATCCCATTGGAACGTATACAAGCAGTACATCTTGAACAAGGTCTCTTACACTCTTTAACAGGCACTTATAAAGTACTGATTGATACTGCCGGAACAGATGAAGCAGAACTAAAGATATACGCGATAGCTGCAGAAGATGCAACGGCCTTAAGAAACATACTGCTCAATGCCATGCAGCAAGCCGTTGATGACGGAAAAAGCGAAGCAACTGTTGCTGTAAATAATTATCAGTTGGTCAGTAAATTGAGTATCGGTGGTTTATTCAAACTCAGCTTATCGGCCAATCATTTGGAAACGATGGGTATCATCGCGGCTTTTGTGATCGGAAAATATGAAGATATCAAGCCATTGATCAATAGGATACCACTACTTCAACAATTGGATTCTTATAGTGATACCGTTCAATTCACCTGGACAGTTATTACCTCGCTCGTCATCATCAGTCTTATCATTACGATGTTGATCTCTATTGTTCGCACATTTCTTCGGTTCTATGATTATACGGTAAAAAAGGATGGAAAAGGATTTCATATTCGTTGGGGACTGTTGCAGGTCAAACAAAAAATGATCCCTTTCAATAAGATACAAATGGTGAGTTGGCGAAGTAATTTCGTTCGCAGATTGATCGGGTTGGGTTTGTTGCATCTCAAAGTGGCCGGACAAAAAGAGGAAAAGGTAAAACTGCGATTGGAATTACCGATCACTTCTCCGGAGCAGGTTACATCGATCATACATACATATCAAGTATCGCCCCCTCGTCAGGATTCAGGGCAAGGATATCAGATACATCCTTCATATATTCTGCAAAGAGCTTTTTTGATAACACTGCCGGCATTATTGATCCTTACTATTGGATTTTATTTTATCTGGCAATGGAACAGTCTGTGGATCCTATTATGGTGGCCCATTAGTATTGCCAAGAATTGGTGGTATTGGATGAATTTTCGCTTCTGGATTTCTACAGAAGGGCTGCAACGCTATGCCAGTACTTTTGGAAAAACGGAAATGCTTTTAAACTGGAATAATATACAATATGTGCATCTCAGACAATCACTCTTTCAAAAGAAAAGAGGATTGGCTACCTTGTTCTTACATACAGCGGCGGGTAGATTTGAATTACCCTACATTTCTTATGAGCAAGGATTGAGTATTAGCGATTATGCTTTGTATAAAACAGAGTCTACACAACAAACATGGATGTGA